The following proteins come from a genomic window of Ictalurus furcatus strain D&B chromosome 26, Billie_1.0, whole genome shotgun sequence:
- the LOC128602379 gene encoding uncharacterized protein LOC128602379 — MDLSIPSHDTAPNPSYNLPHNPSHNPPHKTFHIPPHNHFHNPAHNPSYNRAHNPSYKPAHNPSHNPPHNTTHNSAQNPLHNPPHNPALALLTNPPITLLTNPPKKLPTTPPITLLITPHLTLPPIKLLRTSHNLPQNTTHNPAHNTSHNPPHMTSYNPSHKPPHNPSYKPPHNPSHNPPHNPCHNPPHKPSHKTPHSSAHNVPHNPSYNPPHNLFHNPAHNPSHNPPHNPSHNPHKTTHNPAHYASRYHAQNLSHKLPHNNTHNPPHNPSHNPPHNTCHNPPHNPSHNPPHNTCHNPPHKPSHKTPLNSAHNVPHNPSYNPPHNSAHNPPHNPSYNPAHNPSHNTPHNTFHNPASQPLP; from the exons ATGGACTTGAGTATCCCCTCCCATGACACTGCACCTAACCCCTCCTATAACCTTCCTCACAACCCCTCCCATAATCCTCCTCACAAGACCTTCCATATCCCTCCTCACAACCACTTCCATAACCCTGCTCACAACCCCTCCTATAACCGTGCTCACAACCCCTCTTATAAGCCTGCTCATAATCCCTCTCATAACCCTCCTCACAACACCACCCATAACTCTGCTCAAAACCCCTTGCATAACCCTCCTCACAACCCCGCTCTAGCTCTGCTCACAAACCCTCCCATAACCCTCCTCACAAACCCTCCCAAAAAACTCCCCACAACCCCTCCCATAACCCTGCTCATAACCCCTCACTTAACCCT ACCTCCCATTAAACTGCTCAGAACCTCTCATAACCTTCCTCAAAACACCACCCATAACCCTGCTCATAACACCTCCCATAACCCTCCTCATATGACCTCCTATAACCCCTCCCATAAGCCTCCTCACAACCCCTCCTATAAGCCTCCTCACAACCCCTCCCATAACCCACCTCACAACCCCTGCCATAACCCTCCTCACAAACCTTCTCATAAAACTCCTCACAGCTCTGCCCATAATGTTCCTCACAACCCCTCCTATAACCCTCCTCACAACCTCTTCCATAACCCTGCTCATAACCCCTCCCATAACCCTCCTCATAACCCTTCCCATAACCCTCACAAAACCACCCATAACCCTGCTCATTACGCCTCCCGTTACCATGCTCAGAACCTCTCCCATAAGCTTCCTCACAACAACACCCATAACCCTCCTCACAACCCCTCCCATAACCCACCTCACAACACCTGCCATAACCCTCCTCACAACCCCTCCCATAACCCACCTCACAACACCTGCCATAACCCTCCTCACAAACCCTCCCATAAAACTCCTCTCAACTCTGCCCATAATGTTCCTCACAACCCCTCCTATAACCCTCCTCACAACTCTGCCCATAATCCTCCTCACAACCCCTCCTATAACCCTGCTCACAACCCCTCCCATAACACTCCTCACAACACTTTCCATAACCCTGCCTCACAACCCCTCCCATAA